One Vibrio penaeicida DNA segment encodes these proteins:
- the sdhA gene encoding succinate dehydrogenase flavoprotein subunit: MTIPVREFDAVVIGAGGAGMRAALQISEQGLTCALLSKVFPTRSHTVSAQGGITVALGNSHKDNWQWHMYDTVKGSDYIGDQDAIEYMCKTGPESVIELEKMGLPFSRFENGSIYQRPFGGQSKEFGGEQAARTAAAADRTGHALLHTLYQQNIKHKTTIFSEWYALDLVKNQDGAILGCTAICMETGEMCYFKSKATILATGGAGRIYSSTTNAHINTGDGVGMALRAGVPMQDMEMWQFHPTGIAGAGVLVTEGCRGEGGYLLNKDGERFMERYAPNAKDLAGRDVVARSMMIEIREGRGCDGPWGPHIKLKMDHLGKEVLESRLPGICELSRTFAHVDPVHEPIPVIPTCHYMMGGVPTQVSGQAIKQNADGGEQEIQGLFACGEIASVSVHGANRLGGNSLLDLVVFGRATGLHLGETLAAQAEARPATESDIEASLARTMRWEGSTGGEDPAQIRKDLQSCMQNSFSVFREGDAMATGLEELKVIRERLKEAHLADKSTEFNTERIECLELDNLMETAFSTAVAANYRTESRGAHARFDFPDRDDENWLCHSIYNPETEAMTKRDVNMSPVHREAFPPKARTY, encoded by the coding sequence GTGACTATTCCAGTTCGTGAATTTGATGCCGTTGTAATCGGTGCTGGCGGTGCAGGCATGCGTGCCGCTCTGCAAATTTCAGAGCAAGGCCTAACATGTGCTTTGCTTTCCAAAGTATTTCCTACTCGTTCGCATACCGTTTCAGCTCAGGGCGGTATTACAGTAGCTCTTGGTAACTCTCATAAAGATAATTGGCAATGGCACATGTACGATACCGTAAAGGGATCCGATTATATTGGTGACCAAGATGCTATCGAATATATGTGTAAAACCGGACCAGAGTCGGTTATTGAACTAGAGAAAATGGGGCTACCTTTCTCTCGTTTTGAAAACGGAAGTATTTATCAGCGCCCATTCGGTGGTCAATCGAAAGAATTTGGTGGCGAGCAAGCAGCTCGTACCGCAGCGGCGGCTGACCGAACAGGTCACGCACTGCTTCATACTCTGTATCAGCAAAATATTAAACACAAAACCACCATCTTCTCTGAATGGTATGCGCTTGATCTGGTGAAAAACCAAGATGGTGCAATCCTTGGCTGTACAGCGATCTGTATGGAAACCGGAGAAATGTGTTACTTCAAGTCTAAAGCCACAATATTGGCGACTGGTGGTGCTGGTCGAATTTATTCATCGACTACAAACGCACACATCAACACCGGTGATGGCGTTGGTATGGCACTTCGTGCTGGCGTGCCAATGCAAGACATGGAGATGTGGCAGTTCCACCCAACGGGTATTGCTGGTGCAGGTGTATTGGTTACGGAAGGTTGTCGTGGTGAAGGCGGTTACCTGCTTAATAAAGATGGCGAGCGCTTTATGGAGCGTTACGCACCTAACGCGAAAGACCTTGCTGGTCGTGACGTTGTTGCTCGTTCAATGATGATTGAAATCCGTGAAGGCCGTGGTTGTGATGGCCCTTGGGGACCACACATCAAACTTAAAATGGATCACCTTGGTAAGGAAGTACTTGAATCTCGTCTTCCTGGTATCTGTGAGCTTTCACGTACGTTTGCGCACGTTGATCCAGTTCACGAGCCAATCCCAGTTATCCCAACTTGTCACTATATGATGGGTGGAGTGCCAACACAGGTATCCGGTCAAGCCATTAAGCAAAACGCTGACGGTGGAGAGCAAGAAATACAAGGTCTATTTGCTTGTGGTGAAATCGCTTCTGTATCTGTACACGGCGCTAACCGCTTAGGTGGTAATTCACTGCTAGACTTAGTTGTATTTGGTCGTGCGACTGGATTGCATCTTGGTGAAACGTTGGCGGCACAAGCTGAAGCGCGCCCAGCGACGGAGTCTGATATTGAAGCATCTCTGGCTCGTACCATGCGTTGGGAAGGCAGCACAGGCGGTGAAGATCCAGCTCAAATTCGTAAAGATCTTCAAAGCTGTATGCAGAATAGCTTCTCGGTATTCCGAGAGGGCGATGCGATGGCAACAGGTTTAGAAGAGTTAAAAGTGATTCGTGAGCGCTTGAAAGAGGCGCACTTGGCTGATAAATCAACCGAGTTTAATACGGAGCGAATTGAGTGTTTGGAACTGGACAACCTAATGGAAACTGCGTTTTCAACGGCTGTAGCGGCGAACTATCGTACTGAAAGTCGTGGCGCACATGCCCGATTCGATTTCCCTGACCGTGATGATGAAAACTGGCTATGCCACTCCATCTATAATCCGGAAACCGAAGCAATGACTAAGCGCGATGTGAACATGAGTCCAGTTCACCGTGAAGCATTTCCGCCAAAAGCACGTACATACTAA
- the sucC gene encoding ADP-forming succinate--CoA ligase subunit beta, which translates to MNLHEYQAKQLFAEFGLPVPEGFACDTAQEAFEAAGRISTAKKVVKCQVHAGGRGKAGGVELHDTKEGVKEFAQKWLGKNLVTYQTDANGQPVTKILVEEASNIANELYLGAVVDRASRKIVFMASTEGGVDIEKIAEETPELIHKAAIDPLVGPQAYQGRELAFKLGLAGDQIKQFVKIFMGLGTMFSQYDLALLEINPLVVTGEGNLLCLDGKINIDSNAMYRQPKLREMHDPSQEDEREAHAAQWELNYVALDGNVGCMVNGAGLAMGTMDIVNLHGGKPANFLDVGGGATKERVAEAFKIILSDDNVKAVLVNIFGGIVRCDMIAEGIIGAVKEVGVTVPVVVRLEGTNADLGREVLANSDVDIIAAESLTDAAQKVVAAAEAK; encoded by the coding sequence ATGAATTTGCATGAATACCAAGCCAAACAGCTGTTTGCAGAATTCGGTTTGCCTGTACCAGAAGGTTTCGCGTGTGATACAGCTCAAGAAGCTTTTGAAGCTGCCGGCCGCATCAGTACAGCGAAGAAAGTCGTTAAGTGCCAGGTACACGCTGGTGGTCGCGGTAAAGCGGGCGGCGTTGAACTGCATGACACAAAAGAAGGCGTAAAAGAATTTGCACAAAAGTGGCTGGGTAAAAACCTTGTTACTTACCAAACAGACGCTAACGGTCAGCCAGTAACAAAAATCCTAGTTGAAGAAGCATCGAACATTGCTAACGAGCTGTACCTAGGTGCCGTTGTTGACCGTGCTAGTCGTAAAATTGTATTCATGGCGTCTACTGAAGGCGGCGTGGACATCGAGAAAATTGCTGAAGAAACACCTGAGTTGATTCATAAAGCGGCAATCGACCCATTGGTTGGTCCTCAAGCTTACCAAGGTCGTGAGCTTGCGTTCAAACTTGGTCTAGCGGGAGATCAAATCAAGCAGTTTGTTAAGATCTTCATGGGTCTTGGCACTATGTTCTCTCAGTACGATTTGGCTCTTCTAGAAATTAACCCACTTGTTGTGACAGGTGAAGGTAACCTTCTATGTCTTGACGGTAAAATCAACATCGATTCAAACGCGATGTACCGTCAGCCTAAGCTTCGTGAAATGCACGATCCATCTCAAGAAGATGAGCGTGAAGCACACGCTGCACAGTGGGAACTAAACTACGTAGCACTGGATGGTAACGTTGGCTGTATGGTTAACGGTGCAGGTCTTGCGATGGGTACGATGGACATCGTAAACCTGCATGGCGGTAAGCCAGCTAACTTCCTAGATGTAGGTGGCGGCGCAACAAAAGAGCGCGTAGCAGAAGCATTCAAGATCATCCTGTCTGATGACAATGTTAAAGCAGTACTCGTAAACATCTTCGGTGGTATCGTTCGTTGTGACATGATTGCTGAAGGTATTATCGGTGCGGTTAAAGAAGTTGGCGTAACAGTGCCTGTTGTTGTTCGTTTAGAAGGTACTAACGCAGACTTAGGTCGCGAAGTTCTTGCTAATTCTGATGTTGATATCATTGCTGCTGAGTCGCTAACAGATGCTGCTCAG
- a CDS encoding succinate dehydrogenase iron-sulfur subunit: protein MKLNFSLYRYNPDTDKKPYMKDYVLEVEEGSDMMVLDALILLKEQDPTISFRRSCREGVCGSDGLNMNGKNGLACITPLSALTDKNTIIIRPLPGLPVVRDLIVDMTQFYDNYAKVKPFLISDGNLPPSRENLQVPEDRAHLDGLYECIMCACCTTSCPSFWWNPDKFIGPAGLLAAYRWLIDSRDTATDERLSNLDDAFSVFRCHGIMNCVSVCPKGLNPTKAIGHIKTMLLNRSV from the coding sequence ATGAAACTTAATTTCTCTCTTTATCGTTACAATCCGGATACAGATAAAAAGCCTTACATGAAGGACTATGTCCTTGAAGTGGAAGAAGGTTCAGACATGATGGTGCTTGATGCACTTATCTTACTGAAGGAGCAAGACCCGACCATTTCATTCAGACGCTCATGCCGAGAAGGTGTGTGTGGTTCTGATGGTTTAAATATGAACGGAAAGAATGGTCTGGCTTGTATTACGCCTCTATCTGCGTTGACCGACAAAAATACTATCATCATTCGTCCGCTGCCGGGTTTGCCGGTTGTACGAGACTTGATTGTTGATATGACTCAGTTCTACGACAACTACGCGAAAGTGAAGCCGTTCCTGATTTCAGATGGTAACTTGCCACCTTCACGTGAAAACTTACAGGTACCGGAAGATCGCGCTCATTTAGACGGTCTTTATGAATGTATCATGTGCGCATGTTGTACGACGTCATGCCCATCATTTTGGTGGAACCCAGATAAGTTCATCGGTCCAGCAGGTCTACTTGCTGCTTACCGTTGGTTAATTGATAGCCGCGATACGGCTACAGACGAACGTTTATCTAATCTTGACGATGCTTTTAGCGTTTTTCGTTGCCATGGCATTATGAATTGTGTAAGTGTTTGTCCTAAGGGATTAAATCCTACGAAGGCGATTGGTCATATTAAGACCATGTTATTGAATCGTTCGGTTTAA
- the sucA gene encoding 2-oxoglutarate dehydrogenase E1 component: MHNGVMKAWLESSHLAGANATYVEELYELYLSDPDLVSEEWKRVFEGLPTQSDAVDQPHSRVRDYFRRLAKETKHYNVQVSDPDVDAKQVKVLQLINAYRFRGHEAANLDPLGLWERDTVAELNPAFHTLTEEDLDETFNVGSFANGQETMVLRDLQKALKQTYCGSVGAEYMHMTNTEQKRWIQQRLESVSGQASFSAEEKKTFLHELTAAEGLERYLGAKFPGAKRFSLEGGDAMIPMTKEIIRSAGAQGVREVVVGMAHRGRLNMLVNVLGKKPQDLFDEFAGKHDDTWGTGDVKYHQGFSADFATPGGDVHLALAFNPSHLEIVNPVVIGSVRARQDRLGDKDGSSVLPITIHGDSAIAGQGVVQETFNMSQARGFCVGGTVRIVVNNQVGFTTSNPRDTRSTMYCTDIAKMVQAPIFHVNADDPEAVAFVARLAVDYRNTFKCDVVIDLVCYRRHGHNEADEPNATQPLMYQKIKKHPTPRKLYADVLIERGEFDIETATLLVNEYRDALDHGEVVVKEWRPMALHSVDWSPYIGHDWDTDWDSNFDIKRLKELGQRLCQYPESHKLHSRVNKLYNDRTSMINGEKQLDWGMAETLAYATLVDDGKRIRISGQDSGRGTFFHRHSVLHNQTDASTYVPLANIHDKQGPFQVFDSVLSEEAVLAFEYGYATAEPGGLTLWEAQFGDFANGAQVVIDQFISSGEQKWARLCGLTMLLPHGYEGQGPEHSSARLERYLQLCAEQNMQVVVPSTPAQVYHMIRRQVVRPMRRPLIVMSPKSLLRHPLCTSSLEDLSEGTFQAAIGEIDTLEASKVKRVVFCSGKVYYDLLEQRRNNEQDDVAIVRIEQLYPFPLEEVQTAIAQYTNAVDYVWCQEEPQNQGAWYSSQHNFRAAIPAGADLKYAGRPASASPAVGYMSVHMKQQKALISDALTLD, translated from the coding sequence ATGCACAACGGCGTGATGAAGGCATGGCTCGAGTCTTCACACTTGGCTGGCGCCAATGCAACTTATGTAGAAGAACTCTACGAACTGTATCTTAGTGATCCCGATCTGGTGAGTGAGGAATGGAAACGAGTATTTGAAGGGTTGCCTACGCAATCCGACGCGGTCGATCAACCGCATTCTCGTGTCCGTGATTACTTCCGTCGATTAGCGAAAGAAACAAAGCATTACAATGTCCAAGTTAGTGATCCCGATGTCGATGCTAAACAAGTAAAAGTACTACAGCTGATCAATGCCTACCGATTCCGCGGGCATGAAGCTGCCAACCTCGACCCTCTCGGTCTTTGGGAAAGAGATACAGTCGCTGAACTGAACCCTGCTTTCCATACCCTCACTGAAGAAGATTTAGACGAAACTTTTAACGTAGGTTCTTTTGCCAATGGGCAAGAAACTATGGTTTTGAGAGATCTTCAAAAAGCCCTCAAGCAAACTTACTGTGGCTCTGTCGGTGCTGAATACATGCACATGACAAATACAGAGCAAAAGCGTTGGATTCAGCAACGCTTGGAATCTGTATCAGGCCAAGCTTCATTTAGTGCTGAAGAGAAAAAGACTTTCCTTCATGAGCTGACTGCAGCCGAAGGCTTAGAGCGTTATCTCGGTGCTAAGTTCCCAGGTGCGAAACGTTTCTCCCTAGAAGGTGGCGATGCAATGATTCCTATGACTAAGGAAATCATTCGTAGCGCAGGTGCTCAGGGTGTGCGTGAAGTTGTTGTCGGCATGGCCCACCGTGGTCGTTTGAATATGCTGGTCAACGTGCTTGGTAAGAAGCCACAAGATTTGTTCGATGAATTTGCGGGCAAACACGATGACACTTGGGGTACTGGTGACGTTAAATATCACCAAGGCTTCTCTGCTGACTTTGCAACACCGGGTGGCGATGTACACCTAGCGTTAGCATTTAACCCATCTCACCTAGAAATCGTTAACCCTGTTGTTATCGGTTCGGTCCGAGCTCGTCAGGATCGCCTTGGGGATAAAGATGGAAGCAGCGTTCTGCCTATTACCATCCATGGGGACTCTGCGATAGCCGGGCAGGGCGTTGTTCAAGAAACGTTCAACATGTCTCAAGCTCGCGGTTTCTGTGTTGGTGGTACTGTCCGAATTGTTGTGAATAACCAAGTCGGTTTCACAACGTCGAACCCTCGTGATACTCGATCAACTATGTACTGTACCGATATTGCCAAGATGGTACAGGCACCGATTTTCCATGTGAACGCAGATGATCCAGAAGCGGTAGCTTTTGTTGCTCGCTTAGCTGTTGATTACCGTAATACGTTCAAATGTGATGTCGTTATTGATTTGGTTTGTTACCGTCGTCACGGTCACAACGAAGCGGATGAGCCGAATGCAACTCAACCGTTGATGTATCAAAAAATCAAAAAGCACCCAACCCCTCGTAAGCTATACGCAGACGTTCTAATTGAACGTGGCGAGTTTGATATTGAAACCGCCACGTTGTTAGTGAACGAGTACCGAGATGCACTTGACCACGGTGAAGTCGTGGTGAAGGAGTGGCGTCCAATGGCACTGCATTCCGTAGACTGGTCACCTTATATTGGTCACGATTGGGATACGGATTGGGATTCGAATTTTGATATCAAGCGCCTGAAAGAATTAGGTCAACGCTTGTGTCAGTACCCAGAAAGCCACAAGCTTCATAGCCGTGTAAACAAACTTTACAACGATCGAACGTCGATGATTAATGGCGAGAAACAACTCGATTGGGGTATGGCTGAAACATTGGCGTATGCAACTTTGGTTGATGACGGCAAACGTATTCGTATTTCTGGTCAAGATTCAGGTCGTGGTACTTTCTTCCACCGTCATTCTGTATTGCATAACCAAACGGATGCGAGCACCTATGTTCCTTTAGCGAACATCCATGATAAGCAGGGTCCTTTCCAAGTATTTGACTCTGTTCTATCTGAAGAAGCTGTACTGGCATTTGAATACGGTTACGCGACAGCAGAACCGGGTGGTTTAACGTTATGGGAAGCTCAGTTTGGTGACTTCGCGAACGGTGCACAGGTTGTAATCGACCAGTTTATCTCTTCTGGAGAGCAAAAGTGGGCTCGTTTGTGTGGTTTGACTATGCTTCTGCCTCACGGCTACGAAGGTCAAGGTCCAGAGCACTCCTCTGCACGTCTAGAGCGCTATTTGCAATTGTGTGCTGAACAAAACATGCAAGTAGTCGTGCCTTCTACGCCTGCGCAGGTTTATCACATGATCCGTCGTCAAGTGGTGCGCCCAATGCGTCGTCCACTGATTGTTATGTCGCCTAAGTCTCTTTTACGTCATCCGCTTTGTACTTCTTCATTAGAAGATTTGTCGGAAGGTACGTTCCAAGCTGCAATTGGTGAGATAGATACACTGGAAGCATCTAAAGTGAAGCGTGTTGTATTTTGTTCGGGCAAGGTATATTACGACCTACTAGAGCAACGTCGCAACAACGAACAAGACGATGTTGCGATAGTTCGTATTGAACAGTTGTACCCATTCCCGCTGGAAGAAGTACAAACTGCGATCGCACAATACACAAATGCAGTGGATTATGTTTGGTGTCAGGAAGAGCCTCAGAACCAAGGTGCTTGGTACTCTAGCCAACATAACTTCCGTGCCGCGATTCCAGCTGGTGCTGATTTGAAATACGCAGGTCGTCCGGCTTCGGCATCACCTGCAGTTGGATACATGTCAGTACACATGAAACAACAGAAAGCGTTAATTAGTGACGCACTTACCCTAGATTAA
- the odhB gene encoding 2-oxoglutarate dehydrogenase complex dihydrolipoyllysine-residue succinyltransferase, with protein MTIEILVPDLPESVADATVATWHKKPGDAIERDEVIVDIETDKVVLEVPAPEAGVLEAIVEEEGATVLGRQVIARLKPGAVAGEPTADSTDDKEASPDKRHKASLTEESNDALSPAVRRLLAEHNLDANQVKGTGVGGRITREDIDAHLAAAKSAPAAAAQPEIEAPAAARTQKRVPMTRLRKTVAKRLLEAKNSTAMLTTFNEVNMKPIMDLRKQYKDQFEERHGTRLGFMSFYVKAVTEALKRYPEVNASIDGEDIVYHNYFDISMAVSTPRGLVTPVLKDCDTLGFAEIEKGIKELAIKGRDGKLTVDELVGGNFTITNGGVFGSLMSTPIINPPQSAILGMHKIQERPMAVDGKVEILPMMYLALSYDHRLIDGRESVGFLVTIKELLEDPARLLLDV; from the coding sequence ATGACAATTGAAATTCTGGTTCCAGACTTACCTGAATCTGTAGCTGATGCGACGGTTGCAACGTGGCACAAAAAACCAGGTGATGCAATCGAGCGCGACGAAGTCATTGTTGATATTGAAACAGATAAAGTTGTACTGGAAGTACCTGCCCCTGAAGCCGGTGTACTTGAAGCCATCGTCGAAGAAGAAGGTGCAACAGTACTAGGTCGTCAAGTTATTGCTAGATTGAAGCCTGGCGCTGTAGCGGGTGAACCGACAGCAGACAGCACAGACGACAAAGAAGCTTCTCCAGACAAGCGCCATAAAGCTTCTTTGACGGAAGAATCTAACGATGCATTGAGCCCAGCAGTTCGCCGTTTACTTGCAGAGCACAACCTAGATGCAAACCAAGTGAAAGGAACGGGTGTTGGTGGTCGTATTACTCGTGAAGATATCGATGCGCATTTAGCTGCCGCGAAATCTGCACCAGCCGCCGCTGCTCAACCAGAAATAGAAGCACCTGCAGCCGCACGCACCCAGAAGCGTGTACCTATGACGCGTCTTCGTAAGACAGTCGCGAAGCGTCTTCTTGAAGCGAAAAACAGCACAGCGATGTTGACAACGTTTAATGAAGTGAACATGAAGCCAATCATGGATCTTCGTAAGCAGTATAAAGACCAATTTGAAGAGCGCCACGGTACGCGTCTTGGATTTATGTCTTTCTACGTGAAAGCTGTAACTGAAGCGCTGAAGCGTTACCCAGAAGTGAATGCATCGATTGATGGCGAAGACATTGTTTACCACAACTACTTCGATATCAGCATGGCAGTTTCAACACCTCGTGGTCTTGTTACTCCTGTACTGAAAGATTGTGATACGTTGGGTTTTGCTGAAATTGAAAAAGGCATCAAAGAGCTGGCAATCAAAGGTCGTGACGGCAAACTGACCGTTGATGAGTTGGTTGGCGGTAACTTTACTATCACTAATGGTGGCGTATTTGGTTCTCTAATGTCTACACCGATCATTAACCCACCACAGTCTGCAATTCTTGGTATGCACAAAATCCAAGAGCGTCCTATGGCGGTTGATGGGAAAGTTGAGATTCTTCCAATGATGTACTTGGCTCTATCTTACGATCACCGTTTGATTGATGGTCGTGAGTCGGTTGGATTCCTAGTAACGATTAAAGAGTTGCTTGAAGATCCAGCTCGTCTATTGTTAGACGTATAG